In one Actinomycetota bacterium genomic region, the following are encoded:
- a CDS encoding GNAT family protein: MPPTLATARLLLTPVEDDDLAPLHAHWNDPQVGRFLWDANPVPTSTVADLIARSHHTFQAHGWGLWVVRPAPPAAPALIGVCGLSPFDHGAGVELLYSLAPTHWSQGLATEAATAVLAHAFGTLGLDEIVATTDDANAPSLRLLTRLGAIPSPRVRVGPASYPCFTIPRPRYAP; the protein is encoded by the coding sequence ATGCCGCCGACGCTCGCCACCGCCCGCCTGCTCCTGACCCCGGTCGAGGACGACGACCTGGCCCCGCTCCACGCCCACTGGAACGACCCCCAGGTCGGGCGCTTTCTCTGGGACGCCAACCCCGTCCCCACGTCCACGGTCGCCGACCTGATCGCCCGCAGCCACCACACCTTCCAGGCCCACGGCTGGGGCCTCTGGGTCGTCCGCCCCGCTCCGCCCGCCGCCCCCGCCCTGATCGGCGTCTGCGGCCTCAGCCCCTTCGACCACGGCGCCGGGGTCGAGCTCCTCTACAGCCTCGCCCCCACCCACTGGTCCCAGGGCCTGGCCACCGAAGCCGCCACCGCCGTCCTCGCCCACGCCTTCGGCACCCTCGGCCTCGACGAGATCGTCGCCACCACCGACGACGCCAATGCCCCCTCCCTCCGCCTCCTCACCCGCCTCGGCGCCATCCCGTCGCCCAGAGTCCGGGTCGGCCCGGCCTCGTACCCCTGCTTCACCATCCCCCGACCCCGGTATGCTCCTTGA